In the genome of Passer domesticus isolate bPasDom1 chromosome 2, bPasDom1.hap1, whole genome shotgun sequence, the window TGGCTCCGCCATGCCCTGTGGCCACCACGCCGGGCTAGCCTGGGGATCGGTGCCACCCACTCTGGTCACCCGCCGCTCGCCCCACGCCGGCTCCTGCACCCGTCTGCTTACGGCAAAAACATGATCTGCGGCTTCTCCGCTGCCACCTGTGCCACTGCCGTGCCACCCCACAGAAACCGCCACAGCCGGAGTTGCTCAGGGACATGCGCTGCTGCCGGGCGCGGCCCGGGCTGCTCCGCTGCTACCGCGCAGCTCGAAGCCACTCCATTGGCACTGCTTGCAGCCTGGGGCCACCTTGCCGCTCGGACCGCAGCAACCCGCGCCGTGTGGATCCACAAAACTGCCCGCAAACACGAGCCCCTCCACAGAGGGCTGCACCCTTCCCCTGCACCAGAGACTAACCCCCACCACACAGGGGTCACTCTGGGGGTTCCACTATCAGTCGCGGGGTAAAATCACCCCTTCCTGGGGACCTGGGTTGGCTGAAGTGCTGTGAGGAAGTCCTCTGTCCTGCGACTGGTTCGTTCAGGGCTGGAACGAGTTGTCAGTCCCTCCCTCATGATTTTCCGACATCCAAAAAGTGACGGAGAACACCGAGGCAGCTGACAGTCCCAAAAGCTGACAAAATACACGCGTAGATAACCAGCCGCAGCATGGGATCTCAGACCTTGTAGGAAGGCCCACGTTCAGGTGCCAGCTGTAAGAATGATCTGGGGGCCTTTGAGGGTTCTAATCCGGCTAGCTCTGGAAACATGGGCCCTCTCAGTCTCACAGGGAGAAAAGTAAAAGACTGGCAGCACTCTTTTCTCTCAGGGCCAGTTTATTTGTTGATAGGAGCGATCCGGGAAAGAAGgaggtgtcccagagggaaagAAGAGGGAGTCTGCCGGTGGGAGATTTTAAACCCGGGGGAatgggggaggcaggagaggagccACAGCCAATGGGATAAAAGTGATGGGAGGGTCGAGGGGAGGAGAAACCAGGGGAGAGACCACCACCacagggggtttttgggggagagggaaaaaacagaacaaaccatGTGACACAAACAAACTATTCAGTGCAAATTACCAAACCTGAGTGCAAAACAATTAAGGAAACTATTTAGTGCAACACATCAGGAAGGGATATTCAGAGACCACCTAGTGCATTGCCTTGCTGTGTGCTGGGACATCTTGCACTAGACCTGGTAGCCCAGAACCGTATTGAACCTCAAGGCCTGTGCACACTCATTCAGCAACCTGTTCCTTTGTGTCACCAACCTCAGGCTGAAATGGCTCTGCCTTTTCTTGACAGCAACACCACAAAAGCTGATGCCTGATTTCTGTGCAGAAAAACTGTGGATCTGCCCAACACCCAGCCCAGTCATGCAACAGTgaggggcagcagagctgtagGTCTCAGCACTTCTGGGGAGTAGCCTCCCTCAAGATCCCAGCTCCATATCCAGACATCCTAGCTTTGGGATACACTGGAGATTCCCATCTCCCCTCTCCTGATCTGGCCACTTTCTCTCAGCTGCTGAGACCACTTGTCCTGCCCCAttgtgggcagcagggacagggtctCCAGCCAGCTGTGGTTGTGTGAACTGCTGAGGGGACTGGGGGCTctggaaggagcagctgaggccagACCCAGAAGCTCCCTCTCTGGAAGGGTCCTGGCCAGGTTCAAGGGAGGACAAGGACAGTTCTGAGGGGTTTGGGACAACCAGAGTCATGGGAGATGTGTCAGCAGGATGCACTGGGGACAACATGTGGACATAGGAAGATCCATGAGGTAACATCTACCTCCTCCTGACCCATGGCTTGGATTGGGGTCCCCAGGAGGACGGTGAGTTGAGGACAGGTTGACCAAACACCAGCTCTGTGGCCACAGAGAAGGAAGGAGCTCACTGCACCAGCACCCAGAAGTGCTGCTTTCCTAGGAATGCAGCTGCCAAAGACCAAGTTGATGAGACTATCCAAAGTATCTCAAAGCTGGGATATCTGCACATGGATCTGGTTCTTGAGGGAGGCTACTCCCCAGAAGTGCTGAGACctacagctctgctgcccctcACTGTTGCATGactgggctgggtgctgggcAGATACACACATTTATGTGCACAGAAATCAGGTAACAGCTTTTGTGGTGTTGCTGTCAAGAAAAGGAAGAACCATTTCAGCCTGAGGCTGGAGACACAAAAGAACAGGTTGCAGAATCAGTTTGCACGAGCCCTGAGGTTCAACACAGTTCTGAGCTACCAGGTCTAGTGCAGGATGTCCCAGGACACAGCAGGGCACTGCACTAGGTGATCTctgaagatcccttccaacccaaacaatccTATGGCGTTGGGATTCTTTGTCCCTTTCAAAaattccccagcactgccctggaaTGATCCCACCCCGCAGAGCCAgtgtccccctgcccctccctggggCACTCCATGAGTGAAAGCAGCACACTGACAACACTGGCTTCCCAGGGATTCTTTTAttagcagaaataaaattattattatgttACAAGGGGGAAATGCCCTTGGAGTCCAGGTACCAGCTGGAAAAGGACTTGGCAATCTCAAGAGACTGTTGGAGGTCAGGGCCACATCACAACACTCCCAACATCGTGCCCCTCTTTGAAAATAAAGAGCAGGCTACGAGCCTGCAGCTCTTCCAGTggccttcccagcacagccagatgCTTCTTCCTATGAGGATAAGGCACCATCTGGTTCTGCCGTGGTCACAACCATCTCCGGTGTCGGTGCCAGTGCCGGGAGATCCGATCAGCTGCCATGGAGCGGGGAATGCCAGCGTGACTGGGAAGAGCCTGCAGTGGTCAGCGATGGGGATGTCTTGTGCTTCCTGACACCAGCACCTGTCCTGCAACAGCAGCATTCCTTAACTCCAAGGATCATCCCAGGGGGACACACAGACCATCAGCCCTGAGCCCACAGACCCTGAAGCCCTGCAGTCTCTGCACAGAGCAATGGGACACGTTCCCTCCTCCAGCATGGAGAGGGATATCCAATGTCAGCTGAGGGGACAGTCCCCATTTCAAGGCCCTTCCAGGcacatccccagccctgcactgtcGGGCACCTCTCCCAACAGGGAGGCCTCCCATTGTCTTGCTGCCCCTTGACTCCTTTTGTCCCCTAGTCTTACCTGGAGGCCAGGACAGGGTCACCAGCTGGGCTGCCCCTCGCTGAGGTTGATCTGCTCCAGGATCTGGCTGTACCTCCGGGTCAGGGCGTTGGTGTCCCTGGTGAGGTGGGTGAGGACCTGCTGCAGGCCAGTCAGGTGGTGGGACAGGCACTCCTCGAGCTGGGCATCCTGGGCCTCGTTGCTGTCCAAGGATGTGTCCACGTCGCTGTCGGCATCGCTGGGGCTCTGGTCACCGACAGAGGCCAGGCCTTTCTCCACCATGGGCTTGATGGCCTTGAGCAGCTGGTAGCGCTCGTAGAGGTCCGTGcggctctctgcagccggggctgcccccTCCTGCTGCGGGAAGACCCCTCGGAGCAGGCTGGGGAACAtcacctcctgctccatctTCTGGGTGGCTGAGAAGTACTGCTCCATGGCCCTTCTGCTAcagctctggcagtgctgctctgggctcttcTGACAGTGTcacctgctccctgtccccgcAGGGGCTTTTTATGCAGTGCTGGGGCACGTCCCTCCCCTGCTGTCCTCCCCTGCCAGCCGGGGTTGGGCTGGATGCCCTTGGGGTCGGGCTTGGCTCCAGCCCAGCCggggctgggccctgctgtgtccctggctcTGTGCAATCTTTCCCGGCCCAGCCTCCCCGTGGCCTTCACCCGAGCTGGCCGGGGGTCCTGATGCCTCCCCATGCCAGGAACTACGGGGGATAGCAAGGAGGAGAGGTGCCCTGGGTCTCTCCCATCCTCTCCTGTGTTAGCTCAATCCCCCAACACGATCAGAACTGGGGCCCTCTGGTTGCGggtccagctcctgcccccCAGTATGGCAAGGCTGCAGGGGACCGTCACCGcccctccttcctgctgccaTGCGCTCAGGACGTGAACACTCCAGGGACATTGAGCAACCCCTTTAGCACACATACAGAAATCTGGAACACACTGGACATACACTGGAACATTGTCCCACTGGGACAATGTCTGGGGACAATGGAGCCTGCTGGTGTCCAGAGATGTGGTTGCCCAGAAACATCCAATGCCCCCACCTCCCCCTGAGCTCAGCAGGgatgtgggcagggacaggaatcGGACTCCATGCTGTGTAactcctgtggcagcagcacagagccattGCTGCCCCCAGGGGATGCTGGACATGGCTTCCCTGCCATTGTCCCGATTCTGGGAGAGCAAAAGCCACTCCTGTTGCTGGCatctctccctctgtccccctctgTCCCACACAGGTGCCTGCACTGCCACTCTCCCTTTGTCCACCCTTTCCCCACCTGTCCTCGCCACTCCTCCTGTCCGTTTTCTTGTCTCCTGGCATCTCTTTTTGTCCTGCCCTGGGGCCCATTGCTTCACCAAGGAgtgtgggtgctgctggcccCGTGCAGGTGCCAGAGAGAGCCTTGGCCACATCAGGGCACCTGGGCCATTCCATAgtttccaggagctgcaggcacatcacagggctctggggacagaggcacaCATGGAATGCTCTGCCCTCCTTCTCCCCCCACTATTTCCCAAGCTGGTCGTAGTGAGCATGGCAGAATGTTTGGGggtgacaggggctcagcagaCTCCAATGGCTCCCCAGTTCCTCACCCTTGGGACATGAATAATTGCTAAATCCTCTCTTTGCCTCTGTGAACCGTTACCCAAACATGGAGCACCACATCCCCTACATCCTGCAGGGAGATACTGGGGAGAGCTCGGCAGCTGCCActgcctgcagggatggcaggagcaggaggaccaggactgctgctggagcacagcacagccaccatgGGGTTGCAGCATGGCTGGGTTTGGGCTGAGCTGGACCggggtgcccagccctggtttggggccctggggaggctgctcagggccaccaaggcccccaggagctgcactgaTATCCTATGGTCTCTGCTGTTACAGACCCCCAGATTTGGGCAATCTTGGCCCTGACCTGTGACCCTCCCGGGGAGtgcaccccagccccagcctcagctcaGAGTGCAGATCATGCCACCACATGTGTCCCCATGTGTTGTGGCGTGATGTCATGGTTTACCCCAGATCCCCGGTTTCTCTCCAAAGTTTCCTTCCCCAGGTTTGTCACTCAGCTCTCATTTCCCCCACTCTGTCCTCTGCTGGGTACTCTCTATCTACCCAGGAATTCCAGAGGAGCGTCAAGTGACTGGGGAGATTCAAAAGATGCCCCTGCCCTTGGGAGGCATTGGAGCATCCAGGTTCGTCTTTCCCTAAGTCCTTGTCCCCCCGTACTTAGTTGGTCGTCCTTGGTGCCCCCCCACACCCCTGGGTAAAAGGGCAAGCAAGCCACACGGTCGGGGAGCTCTGTTGGAGCTGTTGCTGGATTCAAGGGCCATGCGGCCCAGAaaaaaactctggattaaaaatCTGTATCAGAACCAACTCCTTCCTTCACCATCGCATTAAAGCTTCTCTGTCAGAGGATCTGAGGAGCGAACCCTCCACGGAGGAAGTTCTAGCCTGCAAACACTGCAGCTTGGGCATACCTGGGCTTGCAAGCATGTGCCCAGCCGCGACCCACAGATAGCCAACATTTTCTCTGGGGTGAAACACCACCATTGCAGCTATTTGGTTCAGCAGTACGGCCAGGCAAGCCAAGGCATGACCCGTTCAGCAATATTGGTACATCCAATACCCAGGTGTCTATGTACCACCCTGGGCACATCCTCCTGTCTTATCCCTCTGTGGCACCAAGGGAAGGGAATGTGGCACCATGCTCGGCCTATGGAGCTGGGACAAGAAGGAAGAGGGGCACAGTCAGAGTGACAGCAGTCGCCTTGGCAGGTCACCATGATGTGCAatggagccctgctctcctgcaggtGACTGAAGACCTGAGTGCCACTGGGAATGGCTGAAtgaattccttcttttgctttgccTACTTGTGCagcttctgcttttcctgtggaGCTCTCTTCATTTCTGCCCACGACTTTTCTCACATTTACCCTCACTAATTCTCTCTCCCATCCCACTTGGGGGGAATGACAGAGCAGCTGAGTGGGGCTGAGTGTCCAGTGGGGCTCAAATCATGATATCCACAGgaagctccagccccagggcagacATGTCCCACCCTGAGGCCATCCTGGGGGACACCATGATGTCTCTGAACCTTCAGGAAGCTCCACGGTGTCCCAGATGTCCTGCAATCATGGGGCTGCCAGTGTGTGCAAACCTGagtgcagcacagggcagcccgggatgcctggagcagccagaaagggagaagaggagcAGTGGGTTTAGGGCTGAGGGGAGAGGGCAGGTGGCAGCATGGGCACCTGGCTGGGCTTTGAGGGGacagtgggagagctgccaaCACTGAGGGTTGCAAAATGGAGGAAGGgccccatggcctttcccaaaaTAGAACCAATTCCTCCAATTGCCACATAGTGCAAGATAAGAAGGGACAGGAGTCCTGGCCATTGACCAGCCATGGAGTGGGGCTGGAGCAGTGGGACCCCCAGGCCAGGTCAGGCAATGGCCTCAGGgagcctgggccaggagccAGGGGTGAAAACGAGGAGAGGTGCCCGGGTTCTCTCCTGTCCTTTCCTATCCTATCTCAACCCCCTCAAAgtgttcagttttggggtcCTGTGGGAGTGGGTCCATCTCATGCACCCTGGGATGGCCAGGCtactggcagctgtgctgctggggatgtCACCTCCCCCACTCCTCGCTGCCATGTGCTCAGGGTGTGAACACTCCAGGGACATTGAGCAGGCTCTGTCCATGACTGCCAGTCTGAACACGGCAGCAGACACCGGTGTGGAACATCCCACTGGGAGGGCTCTGCTGAAGGAATCCTGCACAGGTCCTGAGGACATGCAGTGGGGACAGAGATGGGACCAAATGACACAAGGggtgtagcaggcacagggcctgcaaggcctccctGGTGGTCAGCAGCCTAAGATAGGAATTGCCTAGTCATGATGACTGGGCCTTAGAAACCCCTCTTCCATCTTCAGACCCTTGTTTATCTTCCTGTCAGACTACAGGTCACTTTCCTtttgacccttactattggacaatttCTAAAACTCCTGTAGCCTTTATAAAGAGCTCCTTTTGCCCAGTTTGTCAGAAGATCCTGTCCCTGAGAACCTTCTCAGACGATATCAATGGAGACATCTCGGTGGAACCTTTCCCTGCATCTGCCAAAGGCACttagcaagctaaagagctgaaatcacctaatgagctgataatcactaaagagctgaaatcactaataGCTGAGCTTGCTAAGGTTGCCTGTGGCTGGGATCTGCCTGGGCACTCAAACAGGCTGTGCTGAACAGGACTGCACTATCAGGACCtggtgcagccagcctgggatgccccaaaacctgccaaggCGAGCCCTATAAAGGGAAAATGAGATTTCATGGCACACAGTGGAGCACAGATGGTGCCACCTTCACACCCATCACACCCATCCTGGAGCAGAGGTCATGGCTGGTCAATGGCCAGGACTCCTGTCCCTTCTTATTTTGCACTATGTGGCAATTGGACGAATTGGTTCTATTTTGGGAAAGTCCATGGGGTCCTTCCTCCCTTTTGCAACCCATAGTGttggcagctctcctgctgtccccttccactgtcccctcaTAGCCCAGCCTGGTGCCCATGCTGCCGCCTGCCCTCTCCCTCACAGACCTGAGCCCACTGCTAGCCTTCCCTCTAATGGGccctagaggcacagagaggGTCTGGCAATTATTCATGTCCCAAGGATGAGGAGCTGGACAGCCATTGGAGTCTGCTGCGCCCCTGTCACCCCCAAATATTCTGCTATGCTCACTATGAGTAGCTTGGGAAGCAGTGGGGAGAGCAGTGGGGCAAAGCATCCCTTGTCTCCCTCTGTCTCCAGAGCCTTGAGATGTGCCTGCAGCACCAGGAAGCTCTGGAGTGGCCCAGGTGCCCTGATGTGGCCGAGGCTCAGTCTGGCACCTGCACAcggccagcagcacccacaTCCTTGGTGCAGCAATGGGCCTCAGGGCAGGACGCAAAGAGATGCCAGGAGAAAAGAATAGGGATAATAGGGGTGGTGGCAAGCGCGAGTGGAGAACGGGGGGGGGGAAACGATGTCTGGTAGTGCAGGCACCTGCGTgggacacagagggacagagggagagctgCCAACACCATGGGTTGCAAAAGGAACCAGGTACCCCACAGCCTTTCACAAACAGAACCCCTTTCGCGGACTGCCACACACCACAGGGACATGCAGGGACAGGCAATGCTGGCTGGTGCCCAGGCTGTGGCTTTTGCTCTCCCAGAATCGGGACAATGGCAGGGAAGCCATGTCCAGCATCCCCTGGGGGCAGCaatggctctgtgctgctgccacaggagtTACACAGCATGAAGtcaggtccctgtccctgcccacatcCCTGCTGAGCTCAGGGGGAGGTGGGGGGCATTGGATGTTTCTGGGCACCCACATCTCTGGACACCAGCAGGCTCCATTGTCCCCAGACACCCAGTGGGACAATGTTCCTGTGAATTTCCAGTGTATTCTAGATTTCCATATGTGTGCTAAAGGGGTTGCTCAATGTCCCTGGAGTGTTCATGTCCTGAGCGCAtggcagcaggaaggaggggCGGTGACGGTCCCCTGCAGCCTTGCCAAACTGgggggcaggagctggaccCGCAACCAGAGGGCCCCAGTTCTGATCGTGTTGGGGGATTGAGCTAACACAGGAGAGGATGGGAGAGACCCAGGGCACTTCTCCTCCTTGCTATCCCCCGTAGTTCCTGGCATGGGGAGGCAGCAGGACCCCCGGCCAGCTCGGGTGAAGGCCACGGGGAGGCTGGACCGGGAAAGATTGCACAgagccagggacacagcagggcccagccccagctgggctggagccaaGCCCGACCCCAAGGGCATCCAGCCCAACCCCGGCTGGCAGGGGAGGACAGCAGGGGAGGGATGTGCCCCAGCACTGCATAAAaagcccctgcagggacagggagcaggtgACACTGTCAgaagagcccagagcagcactgccagagctgTAGCAGAAGGGCCATGGAGCAGTACTTCTCAGCCACCCAGAagatggagcaggaggtgaTGTTCCCCAGCCTGCTCCGAGGGGTCTTCCCGCAGCAGGAgggggcagccccggctgcagagagccgCACGGACCTCTACGAGCGCTACCAGCTGCTCAAGGCCATCAAGCCCATGGTGGAGAAAGGCCTGGCCTCTGTCGGTGACCAGAGCCCCAGCGATGCCGACAGCGACGTGGACACATCCTTGGACAGCAACGAGGCCCAGGATGCCCAGCTCGAGGAGCGCCTGTCCCACCACCTGACTGGCCTGCAGCAGGTCCTCACCCACCTCACCAGGGACACCAACGCCCTGACCCGGAGGTACAGCCAGATCCTGGAGCAGATCAACCTCAGCGAGGGGCAGCCCAGCTGGTGACCCTGTCCGGGCCTCCAGGTAAGACTTGGGGACAAAAGGAGTCCAGGGGCAGCAAGACAATGGGAGGCCTCCCTGTTGGGAGAGGTGCCCaacagtgcagggctggggatgtgCCTGGAAGGGCCTTGAAATGGGAACTGTCCCCTCAGCTGAGATTGGATATCCCTCTCCATGCTGGAGGAGGGAACGTGTCCCATTGCTCTGTGCAGAGACTGCAGGGCTTCAGGGTCTGTGGGCTCAGGGCTGATGGTCTGTGTGTCCCCCTGGGATGATCCTTGGAGTTAAGGAATGCTGCTGTTGCAGGACAGGTGCTGGTGTCAGGAAGCACAAGACATCCCCATCGCTGACCACTGCAGGCTCTTCCCAGTCACGCTGGCATTCCCCGCTCCATGGCAGCTGATCAGATCTCCCGGCACTGGCACCGACACCGGAGATGGTTGTGACCACGGCAGAACCAGATGGTGCCTTATGCTCATAGGAAGAAGcatctggctgtgctgggaaggccACTGGAAGAGCTGCAGGCTCGTAGCCTGctctttattttcaaagaatGGAACGAAGTTGGGAGTGTTGTGATGTGGCCCCAACCTCCAACAGTCCCTTGAGTTTGCCAAGCCCTTTTCCAGCTGGTACCTGGACTCCAAGGGCATTTCCCCCTTGTaacataataataattttatttctgctaaTAAAAGAATCCCTGGGAAGCCAGTGTTGTCAGTGTGCTGCTTTCACTCATGCAGTGccccagggaggggcagggggacacTGGCTCTGTGGGGTGGGATCTTTACAGGGCAGTGTTGGGGAATTTTTGAAAGGGACAAAGAATCCCAACGTCATAggattgtttgggttggaagggatcttcagAGATCCCCTAGTGCAGTGCCCTGCTGTGTCCTGGGACATCTTGCACTAGACCTGGTAGCTCAGAACTGTGCTGAACCTCAGAGCTCGTTGAAACACACTGGGCAACCCAAATGAGTGCAAAAACAACTCCCTCCAGCCAGAGTGAGGATTTCAGAGCTGATATGCTCTTGTCCCTCCTTAGCCTGGGCAAAGTTGCAGCCCTGTCTTATCCAGAGGGAATGGAAGATGAGGGGCAGACTGGAAGAGACCTGGGCCATCCCCATTGCAATGGCACCTCTGGCTGGGGCATGATGGAGCTCTGCCTTTGGAGCTCTTCGGTGTCTGGCGCTGAATGCAGAGGCAGGTGTTGAACCATAAGGAACATATGGAGACTGGTTCCTGTGAGGAGAGGACCATGGAGGGGCAATGTCCCTCCGGTGCTTTACCTGGCTGTTGCTCAAGGATGGGATCTGTGTCCCCAGGAgaacacagccacctgtgctggtttaggcagtggtggagttttcttttttttctgtactgcCACTCTGGTGAGGGGACTGCAGCACATGGAAATCCGGGAGGAGATACTGGTGGGATTACTGATCCATACCAAcccaagggatattccagaTCGTATGACATCAGTATATAAAGTGGAGGGAAGAGGTAAGAAGTGAGCTACACCTGGAATTATAGCCTTTGTCTGCCCAGGTCACCATTACCTGTGATGGACCCTGCAGTTCTGGGATTGCTGAACACccacctgcccatgggaagtggtgaatgaatttcttgctttgctctgtttgcatgcatggcttttgctttccctgttaCATTGGTTTTATTTCAGCCCACGTCTTTTCTCGCTCTTGCCCTTGATTCTCTCTCTGATCCTGCTGGTGGGGCAGTGAGTGGCTGTGTGCGCCTTGGTGGCTGGCTGGGGTCAAACCCCACTGGTGTCACAGCGAGGGACACCTGCAGCCCCCTGCAgtgatggctttgggtttgggcagcactcagcagctgcagaggctcGTGGTGCCCCAGGGAAGTGTCACAGCAGGACACGGGGTGAAGCACTGGCCATGGCTGTTGAACATGCCCAGGGGGAGACGCAGATGTCCCCAAAGGCCTGTGACCCGGGGCAGCTGGAAGGGCTTGCTGACGTGTTGTGGGCCGCTTGCATCCCCCAGGAGCCGTGGGTCTCTCTCTGAGAGccgctgtccctgcagctggctctgaGCCCGGTGTGTCACAgaactcctgcctgctctgcttgCAGGGCATTGCATCACGCTGCCCCAGGGATGTGCCCAGGCCTgacgctgccccgctgctggcCACGGCTGCTGGCCACAGCTGGCAAGAGGTTTCTGCGCTGGTCCCAGTGGGATGTTGGCAGACAGGGCAGATCAGGCACCTCTGGCGTGGCAGGGGgtgctggctctgtgctgccctggaCAGGCTCCCAGGGCACCCACACTGCTACCAGCCAGCATGGGGAAAGATCTTCTTCTTCCAGATTGTTCAAGCAAATCAGAGTGGCAGCACttattttaaatctgtttaGGGACATCATATCCATGAGAGAGCAGTGACCTGGCACAGGGCTCAGtgtgaggaaaacaagagataaAGCCCACTTTTGAACCAAAATATCGAATGAATAGGAAACCCCAATTTCCCTTCTCCAACCAGTTCCAGACATCCTAATCACACATCCTCCCCAGCCCTAACAATGGGGCGCTGCCTGttcccctcccttcccacaaGGCAGTTTCCCTGCCTGTACACCcttgcctttccatttttggggtgctctGGCCTTATCTGTACCCCTGGCTGCTGCCTACCATTTTCCGGGGCAGATGCTGGGGGAAAGCACCCCACAAATTCACACCCACTCACCCCTGGTCTGGCTCTGTGAGCCAGCAAGGCGTGCTCAGAGCAAAGGCAGTAGTGGGAGGGCATCCTTCTTGTCTGCTCAGCCCTGATGAGGCCTCActtggagtgctgtgtccagttctggtcTTTCTGGTACAAGAGAGACATGAAGAGAGTCCAGTAAATAGCCATAAATGTGATAGAAGAGAAGGAGTATCTTCCATATGAgggaaggctgagagagctggtggTATCCAGATTTGGAAAGAGAAGGCTGAGAAAGTTCTGATCAGTGTTTGTTCACCTCTTTGTGATAGAG includes:
- the LOC135295557 gene encoding thyroid hormone-inducible hepatic protein-like; amino-acid sequence: MEQYFSATQKMEQEVMFPSLLRGVFPQQEGAAPAAESRTDLYERYQLLKAIKPMVEKGLASVGDQSPSDADSDVDTSLDSNEAQDAQLEECLSHHLTGLQQVLTHLTRDTNALTRRYSQILEQINLSEGQPSW
- the LOC135295558 gene encoding thyroid hormone-inducible hepatic protein-like, coding for MEQYFSATQKMEQEVMFPSLLRGVFPQQEGAAPAAESRTDLYERYQLLKAIKPMVEKGLASVGDQSPSDADSDVDTSLDSNEAQDAQLEERLSHHLTGLQQVLTHLTRDTNALTRRYSQILEQINLSEGQPSW